The stretch of DNA AGCGCGCGCCCGCAGACCGCGCCCTCGATGCCGGGCTCGCCCGCGGCCAGGAGCCGGCGCAGGTCCTCGATCCCGGCCAGGCCGCCCGAGGCGATCACCGGGATCGAGACCGCCCGGGCCAGGGCGACCGTCGCCTCGACGTTGAGGCCGGCCAGCATGCCGTCGCGGTCGATGTCGGTGTAAACAATCGCGGACACGCCCGCGTCCTCGAACTTCTTCGCCAGGTCAAGGGCTTCGAGCTCACTGGCCTGGGCCCAGCCCTCGACGGCGACCTTGCCGGCCCGGGCGTCCAGGCCGACCGCGACCTGCCCTGAGAAGGCCCTGCAGGCCTGCCGCACCAGGTCGGGATCCTTGACCGCCGCGGTGCCCAGGATCACCCGCCGGAGGCCGGCGGCCAGCCAGCCCTCGATGGCCGCGAGGTCGCGGATGCCGCCGCCGAGCTGCACCGGCACCTCGACCGCGGCCAGGATCGCTTCGACCACGGCCCGGTTCTCCGCGCGGCCGGCGAAGGCGCCGTCCAGGTCGACCACGTGCAGCCAGGAGAAGCCGGCGACGACGAAGGCCTCGGCCTGGGCCACCGGATCCTCGTTGAAGACCGTGGCGCTCGCCATATCGCCGCGGCGCAGGCGCACCGCCTGGCCTTGCTTCAGGTCGATGGCCGGGAAGAGGATCATCGCTCCTCGAGCAGGTTCTTGTGGAAGTAGTGGCCGGTCACCCAGCGGCCCTCGACCTTGGCGTAGTAGGGGTGGCTGCCCCAGCGCTGGTAGCCGAGCTGCTCGTAGACCTGGATCGCCCGGGTCTGGGTCTCGCGCACGTCGAGGTTCATGATCTCGAAGCCGAGCTCGCGGGCCCGGTCCTCGACCGCCTCGACCAGGCGCCGGGCCAGCCCGTATCCACGCGCCCAGGGCGCCAGGAAGAAGGTGGTCAGGCTGCCCATGTGGGCGCCCGCCTCGTTGTTGCGGCCGGGGCGCAGGAGCTGGCTCGAGCCAGCGATGACGCCGTCGAGCCGGGCCACGAAGAGCTCGCGCTCGGGGATCAGCAGGACGCCCCTCCAGTAGGTCTCCATGATCTCGCGCGGCGGCGGCTTGAGCCAGCCGAAGCCGCCGCCGTCGACGATGGCGGCGTCGGCCGCGTCGCAGAGATCGTGCAGGTCCGGGCCGGCCAGGGATTCGAGCCGCTCGACCGCGGTGGTCGGCTCGTGCCGGCTACCGACTTCAGTCATGGAGACCACCTCAGGAAGTTGGCGAGGAGGCGCAGGCCCACGGCCTGGCTCTTCTCGGGATGAAACTGGGTACCGATCATGTTGTCCCGCGCCACGGCGGCGACAATGGGGCCGCCGTAATCGACCGACGCCACCTCGCAGGCCGGGTCGGCGCCGTGGAAGGCGTAGCTGTGCACGAAGTAGACGTGCGGCGCCGGCCCGAAGCCGTCAAGCACCGGATGCGCCGGGTCCTCCGCTTGGAGCTCGTTCCAGCCCATGTGCGGGATCTTGAGCGCCGAGTCGTCGGGCGCGATGGCGGTCACCTCGCCCGGGATCCAGCCCAGGCCGGGGTGCGTGCCGTGCTCCAGCCCGCGGGTGGCGAGCAGCTGCATGCCGACGCAGATGCCCAGGAAGGGCCGGCCCCGCTCGCGCACCGCCCATTCCAGCGCCTCGACCATGCCCGGCAGGGCGTAGAGGCCGCGGCGGCAGTCGCCGAAGGCGCCGACCCCGGGCAGGACGACCCGGTCGGCATCGCGGACCCGCGCCGGATCGGCGGTCACGGCGACCTCGTGGGCCGCCCCGCTCTCCCGGGCCGCGCGCTCCAGGGCCTTGGCCGCCGAGCGCAGGTTTCCGGAGCCGTAGTCGATGATCGTCAGCTGCTTCAAGGTCGTATCGCCGCCGCGCGTTCCCGGGTGAGATCCTCAGAGGGAGCCCTTGGTCGAGGGCACGGCCTCGGCCTGCCGCGGATCGCTCTCGATCGCCTGGCGCAGGGCCCGGGCCAGGCCCTTGAAGCAGGACTCGACGATGTGGTGGCTGTTCTCGCCGTAGAGGTTCTCGACGTGGAGGGTCAGGCCGCCGTGCTGGGCGAAGGCCTGGAACCACTCCTTGAAGAGCTCGGTGTCCATGGTCCCCAGCTTGTCCCTCGGGATCGCCACCTTCCAGATCAGATAGGGCCGGTTCGAGGCGTCCAGCGCGACCCGGGTCAGGGTCTCGTCCATGGGGATCAGGGCCTCGCCGTAGCGCCGGATGCCCTTGCGCTCGCCCAGGGCCCGGGACAGCGCCTGGCCGAGCACGATGCCGCTGTCCTCGGTGGTGTGGTGATAGTCGATGTGCAGGTCGCCCTCGGCCTTGAGCTCGATGTCGATTAGGCTGTGCCGCGAGAGCTGCTCCAGCATGTGGTCCAGGAAGCCGATCCCGGTCGCCACGTCGTAGCGGCCGCTGCCGTCGAGGTTCAGGCTGGCGGCGATCCGAGTCTCTTTGGTCTTGCGCTCGACGCTCGCCTTGCGCATGGGCCCTTGCCTCCGGAGATCGGGAAAGAACGGCGCCCTTGTAGCAGCATCGGCCCTCCGGGGCCAGCCTTGCGGCGTACATCGGGGTTTACCCTGGCCCCAAAGCTTGACCCGGCGGGCGTCTTCGCCCATGTGACAGTCCATGTCGAAGGACGCACAGCAGTGGCACGGGACCACCATCCTCTCGGTGCGCAAGGGCGACCGTGTAGTCATCGCCGGCGACGGCCAGGTCTCGCTGGGGCAGACCGTAATCAAGGGCTCGGCGCGCAAGGTGCGGCGCCTGGGCAAGGGCGAGGTCATCGCCGGCTTCGCCGGGGCCACGGCCGACGCGCTGACCCTCTTCGAGCGCCTGGAGGCCAAGCTGGAACAGCATCCGGGCCAGCTGACCCGGGCCTGCGTCGAGCTGGCCAAGGACTGGCGGATGGACCGCTACCTGCGCCGGCTGGAGGCCATGATGGCGGTGGTCGACGCCAAGGCCTCGCTGGTCCTGACCGGCACCGGCGACGTGCTGGAGCCCGACGACAACCTGATCGGCATCGGCTCGGGCGGTAACTACGCGCTGGCGGCAGCGCGCGCCCTGATCGACCGCGACGACCTCGACGCCGAGGCCATCGCGCGCAAGGCCATGGACATCGCTGCTGGGATCTGCGTGTACACCAATGACAACGTCATCCTCGAAAGCCTATCTGCCTCGTGACGCCGGCGGGCGCCGCGAGCAGCCCGAGGCCGGCGCCTTCTCGCCGCGCGAGATCGTCTCGGAACTGGACCGCTTCATCGTCGGCCAGGACGCCGCCAAACGTGCGGTCGCCATCGCCCTGCGCAACCGCTGGCGGCGCCAGCAGCTGCCCGAGGGCCTGCGCGAGGAGGTCCTGCCCAAGAACATCCTGATGATCGGGCCGACCGGCGTCGGCAAGACCGAGATCGCCCGCCGCCTGGCGCGCCTGGCCCAGGCGCCCTTCCTCAAGGTCGAGGCGACCAAGTTCACCGAGGTCGGCTACGTCGGACGGGACGTCGAGCAGATCATCCGCGATCTGGTCGAGATCGCCATCACCATGACCCGCGAGCGCCTGCGCAAAGAGGTCCTGGCCAAGGCCGAACTGGCCGCCGAGGAGCGCCTGCTGGACACCCTGGTCGGCGAGAACGCCGCGCCCGAGACCCGAACCAAGTTCCGCCAGATGCTGCGCGGCGGCGAGCTGGACGAGCGCGAGATCGAGATCCAGGTCAACGACAGCGGTGGCATGCAGCTGCCGACCATGGACATCCCCGGCATGCCGGGCGCCCAGATGGGCATGATCAACCTCAACGAGATCTTCGGGAAGGCCTTCGGCGGCCGCACCAAGCCCCGGCGCCTGACCGTCGAGCAGGCCATGCAGGTCGTGATCGAGGAGGAGAGCGACAAGCTGTTGGACCAGGAGGCCGTGGTCGCCGAGGCCATCGCCGCAGTCGAGCAGAACGGCATCGTCTTCCTCGACGAGGTCGACAAGATCACCGCCCGCTCGGACCGCGTGGGCGCCGACGTCAGCCGCGAGGGCGTGCAGCGCGACCTGCTGCCGCTGATCGAGGGCACCATCGTCGCGACCAAGCACGGCACGGTGAAGACCGACCACGTGCTCTTCATCGCCTCGGGCGCCTTCCACCTGGCCAAGCCCTCGGACCTGCTGCCCGAGTTGCAGGGCCGCCTGCCGATCCGGGTCGAGCTCAACGCTCTGACCCGCGACGACTTCAAGCGCATCCTGACCGAGCCGGAAGCCAGCCTGATCAAGCAGTACCGAGCCCTGATGGAGACCGAGGAGGTGACCCTCGACTTCACCGAAGAGGCGATCGACGCCCTCGCCGACCTGGCCGCCGAGATCAACGCCACGGTCGAGAACATCGGCGCCCGGCGTCTGCAGACGGTGATGGAGAAGCTGCTGGAGGAGATCTCCTTCACCGCCACCGACCGCGGCGGCGAAACCATCGTCATCGACGCCAAGATGGTTCAGGAGCGGGTCGCCGAGCTCGCCAAGGACGCCGACCTCTCCAAGTTCATCCTTTAGAGCACGATGACATGAGGTCGATTGGACCTCTTGTCTGAAGCGTGCCGTGAACCGGCGAAAGAGGGCGTGACGATTTGAGGTCCAATCGACTTCAAATCATCCCGCGCCGGAATGCAGGGACATCACGGCGCTCGGTCGTTCCGGTTCAACTGGGCCAGCCAGGCCGCCACCCAGTCCTCGGGCAGAGTCGCGATCTCCGCCGCCAGGCGATTGGCGAACTCGGTTTTCTGCGGGCTGAGGCCGGCGGTGTCGACCACGGCGCGGGGATGCGAGAGATCGGCCAGCCGCTGCAGCGCTTCCGCGTCGTCCCAGATGATCCCGAGGAACTGGCAGACCTGGTGCACGAAGCGGCGGTTCGGCTTGCCCCGGTGGCCGTGCTCAAGGGCCGAGAGGTAGGCCGAGGAGACGCCGAGGCCGGCCGCCATGTCCTGGAGGCTGATGCCGCGTTCGGCCCGCAGGGCCCTGATCCTTTCCCCGAAGGGAGTCACGGAACCGGCCTCAGCGGCCGCCAAGGCCGTGGCGCCGATGCCAGTCGGCCAGGGATTCGTTTGGATACTCCGCGAAGTAGCAGTCCTCCTCCTTCTGCGGCAGATGAACCCAGGCCGGCTTGGAGGCCAGCATGATGTGCACCCGCTCGGGCGGTGACGGCAGGGGCGTGTCGATGGCCGAGGCGAAGGGATGCACCAGGTCCGGCCAGCGCGGATCGAAGACCCAGAGCGCCGAACCGCAGCGCGTGCAGAAATGCCGCCGCGCCTGGCTTGGCTCGCTGTGGGACTGGGTCCTGGCTCGGTAGACGCCGAGGTCCTCTTCGCCCGTGACCTCCAGACTCGCCGCATCGCCGCCCAGGTTGATGGCATAGCCGCCGCCGCCCGCGGTCTTGCGGCAAATCGAGCAGTAGCAGCGCAAGTAGGGGATCGGCGAGCCGGCGTTCAGCGCGAAGCGCACGGCACCGCAGTGACAGGAGCCTTCCAGGCGCATGGTTCGTCCTCCTGCGAAGTGTTTAACTTGATTCGAGTTTAGCAGCTGCGGGGCCCGCTGTCGCGCCCGAGATTGCGCTCAGCGCTCCCGCCGCCGCTTCAGCAGAACGTAGAAGGCTCCGGCACCACCGTGAGCCGGCTGGGCCTGGGCGAAGGCGAGGACCCGCGCGCGGTTCGGCGCCTCGTTGAGCCAGCGCGGCAGGTTGGCGCGGATCACGCCGGGTTCCGCACCGTCCGGACCGCGCCCCAGGCGGCCCTTGCCGGTGATCACCAGGATGCAGCGCCGGCCGGCGGCCTGGGACCGGCTCAGGAAGGCGCCCAGCCGGCGATGGGCGGCGGCCTGGGTGTCGCCGTGGAGGTCGATGGTCGCCTCGATGGGCAGCTTGCCGCGGCGCAGCCGCTCCAGGTTGCGCCGGTCGAGGCCGGAGGCCCGGCCGGCTTCAAGGTCGGGCGCCGCCGACCTGCGCTCGGCCCCGACGGACGCCGGCCGGGTCGGCGCGGCAGCCTTCCGCGGCGCCGGCGCCTCGGAGGCCCGGGGCTCCGGGGATGGTGGCTCGGACCGCGCCGCACCCCGCCCGGCCCGCTTCTCCAGGGGCTTGGCGTCCTCGGTGACCTTGCGCCAGAGCGCACGATCGGCCTCCGAGATCTCCGATCCGTCTCCGCGACCCGGGCCGCGGGCGCCGTTCTTCTTGCCAGCCATGGAAGGAATCTAGGTTTGGGCCTCGTCCTCGACCAGGATCACGTGCAGGCGCCGCGGGCCGTGGGCGCCCATCTGGATGGTCTGCTCGATGTCGCCGGTGCGCGACGGCCCGGTGATGAAGTTGACCGTACGCGGCAGCCGGCCCTCGCCGTTGGCCGCACGCAGGCGGTCCCAGGCGTCCTCGTAGGGCCCGACCACCTGCGAGGCCTTGAGCACCACGATGTGGTTCTCGGGCAGGAAGTTGAGGGTGGTCGGCGCGGTCGGGCCGGAGGCGAGCATGAGGGTCCCGGTTTCGGCCACGCCGGCCAGGGCCGCGGTCACGGAGGTCGCATCCTCGAGCCGCGCCCGGCCGCTCTCGACCTTCAGCAGGGGCTGCTCGCTCCAGGCCAGCCCTTCCAGCGCCGGGTCCGGCGAGATCCGGACCTCGGACGGCAGGTTCTGGCCCTTCAGGTAGTCGGCCACGGCCCTGGGCACCTCGCCCTCGCCGGCGACCCGCGCGACGCTGGTCGCCACCACCTCTGCCTGCTCGACGAAGAGCGCGACGACTTCCCGGCGCGGCAGGTCGCTGCGCGCCGGCACCGGGCCGCGGGCCTTGGCGTCGATGCGGGCGCTCACCGCCTCCCGTCGGCCGGCGTTCTCGGCGGCGGCCTTGAGGGAGCGGCGCAGCCGCCCGAGGATCTCGGCCCGGGTATCGGTCACGCGGTCCCGGCCGGGCCGCCCTGCCCGTCCCTCTGCCTCTGGGCCCAGAGCTGCTGGAAGGTGGGACCCTGAGGCGCCGGCAGATCTCGGTGCGCGGTCCAGCCGCCGGCCAGGGGCAGCGACCGGAAGCGGCCGCGGCGCCGGCCCAGCGCGCCCAGCGCCCGCGTCTTGAGCCCGGCGAAGAAGTGATAGAGCCCCGGCCGCCGGGCGAAGAAGGCCCAGACGCCGAGGCCGGCGCGGACCGGCAGCGGCGAGAGGTGCCGCTCGAACTCCCGCTCGCGCCAGTGGCGCATCATCTTCGGCAGCGGGATCCGCATCGGGCAGACCTGCTCGCAGCGGCCGCAGAAGGAGGAGGCGTTGGGCAGGTGCCCGGCCTCCTCGACCCCGATCAGGCTGGGGGTCAGAACCGCGCCGATCGGCCCGGGATAGACCCAGCCGTAGGCGTGGCCGCCGATCGCGTGATAGACCGGGCAGTGATTCATGCAGGCGCCGCAGCGGATGCAGCGCAGAGCGTCCTGGTACTCGGTCCCGAGCATGGCCGAGCGGCCGTTGTCCAGCAGGACGACGTGGTATTCCTCAGGACCGTCGAGGTCGTCGGCCCGGCGCGGCCCGGTCGAGAAGGTGGTGTAGGAGGAGAACTCCTGCCCGGTCGCCGAGCGCGCCAGGACCCGCAGGATGACCGAGACGTCCTCCAGGGTCGGCACGACCTTTTCAAGGCTGGCGATGACGATGTGTACCTTGGGCAGGATCTGGGTCAGATCGCCGTTGCCCTCGTTGGTCACGATGACGGAGGCGCCGTTCTCGGCGATCAGGAAATTGGCGCCGGTGATGCCGGCGTCGGCCTGGACATAGCGCTCGCGCAGGATGCCGCGCGCCTCGGCAACCAGGGCGGCCGGTTCCTCGAGGTTGCGCTCCGCCGGCAGGTGGTCGTGGTGATCGCGGAAGTCGGCCTCGATCTGGTCCTTGGTCAGGTGCACCGCCGGCGCGATGATGTGGCTGGGAGGCTCTCGGCGCAGCTGGATGATGTATTCGCCGAGGTCGGTCTCGATCGGCTCGATGCCGTTCTTCTCGAGGTGATCGTTGAGGGCAATCTCCTCGGCGATCATCGACTTGCCCTTGGTCACCGTCTTGGCGTCGACCTTGCGGCAGATCTCCAGGATCTTGTCTCGGGCCTCGGCCGCGGTGCCGCACCAGTGCACCTGGCCGCCCTGCTCGGTCACCCGCGCCTCGTAGGCTTCCAGGTAAAGGTCCAGGTGCTCAAGGGTGTGGTTCTTGATGTCGCGCGCCGCGTCCCGCAGTTCTTCGAACTCCGGCAACTTGGCCGCCGCCTTGGCGCGCTTTTCGATGAAGCCGGCCTTGATGTGGCCCAGCGCCTTCTTGAGCTGGACGTTCTGGACCGCGGTGCGGGCGTTCTCGGGAAAGGCGTGCGACGTCGATTGCATTCGGCTCTAGCCCTCCTGTCCTTCGCCGATCGCCGGCGTTCCGGTGTCGCCGGCCAGGACCTCGGCGACGTGGCGCGCCTGCACCCTGCTGCCGCGCCGCTTCAGCTTGCCGGCCATGTTCATCAGGCAGCCCAGATCACCGGCCAGCAGCAGCTCGGCCCCGGTGCTCTCGATGCGGTCCGCCTTCGCGCTGACCATCTCGTTGGAGATCTCGGGATACTTGACGCAGAAGGTGCCGCCGAAGCCGCAGCAGGCCTCCGGCTCCGGGAGCTCGGCCAGCTCCAGCCCCTCGACCGAGGCGAGCAGACGCCGTGGCTGCGCCCGGATCTTGAGCTCGCGCAGGCCAGAGCAGGAATCGTGATAGGTCGCCCGTGCCGGGTAGCTGGCGGCGACCGCGTCGACCTTCAGGACGTCGGTCAGAAAGGACACGAGCTCGTGGGTTCGCGCCGACAACGCCTCCGCGCGCCCGCGCCACGTCGGGTCGTCCTGGAGCAAAGCCGGGTAGTGTTCCTTGATCATGGCTGCGCAGGAGCCTGAGGGCGCGACCACATGATCGAAGCCCTCGAACGAGCCAATGGTCTGGCGGGCGATCGAGGCGGCGTCGCGGCGGTCTCCGGAGTTGTAGGCCGGCTGGCCGCAGCAGGTCTGGGCCCGCGGCACCTCGACCCGGCAGCCGGCGTCCTCAAGGAGCTTGACCGCCGCGAAGCCGACCGAGGGCCGGAAGAGATCGACCAGGCAAGTCACGAAGAGACCGACCCTGGGCCCGCGCGCGGTGCTGTCCTGGCTCATCTCTCCCCGCCTTCTTCTTGTCGTCGGGCCTCATGAGGCCGCCGCAAGGATGCGCGGCGACGGCCGCAAAAGCAAGCGAGGGCCGCGGAACCGCAGGGATTTCAGCGGCCAACGGCCGCTGTTGCGACGTCATCTGCGCATCACGTGATCGGCGAGCGCCCGCGCCTCGCGGTCGGAAAGCGATACGGCGTCGCGCAGAAAAGAGATCAGCCCGTCGAGGGCATCGGCCTCTGCCGCGCCCGGCTGGTCGAGGGCGCGCAATGCCTGCGCGCAGCCATGGCGCGTTTCGAGCAAGTGGTTGTAATGCTGATCGCAGGCCGGGATCGGCGCCGGATAGCTGCGGATCTCCCGGACGGTCTCGGCATAGCGCGCCTCGAGCCGCTGCCGAAGCCCGGCGATCTCCGGCGCGGAGGCTTGCTGCTTCGCCGGGCGGTCTCCGCGCGATGCGGGCTGGAGATCGGTCATCGGCGCCTCCCGCTGCTGCCTCGACGACTCAGCCTACAACAGATCGCGGCGCGATTCAGCTGGCCGCAGCGCGGCGGTCGGCCACCGACTTCGGCAGGAGGAGGAAGTAGCGGCCCTTCTGCTTCATGCGGCCGGCCTCGGCCAGGGCCGGCTCGCCCGAGCCCCAGAAGAAGTCGCCGCGCACGACGCCTTTGATCGCGCTGCCGGTGTCCTGGGCCACCAAGAGGCGCTGCAGGGGCCGGTCGCTGGCCGGCCAGGTGGTGTCGAGAAAGACCGGCGCGCCGAGGGGCAGGTGTGAAGGGTCGACCGCCAGGCTGCGGCCGGCTGTCAGGGGAACGCCCTGGGCCCCGATCGGCCCCTCGCCTTCGATCTCGCGGAAGAAGATGAAGCGCCCGTTGCGGTGCATCAGCGTCTCGGCCTTATCCGGGTTGTCGCGCAGCCAGGTGCGGATCGACTGCATCGAGACGTCGCCGTCGAGCAGCTTCTCCCGGATCATGGCGCGCCCGATGGCATAGAAAGGCAGGCCGTTGGAAGCCGCGAAGCCGACCCGCTTGACCCGGCCGTCGGGCAGCCGGACGCGGCCGGAGCCCTGCACGTGGAGGAAGAAGACGTCGACCAGGTCGTCGGCCCAGAGCAGCTCCAGCTTCTGCCCGGAGAGTGCGCCGTTCTCGATCTCGGCGCGGCTGAAGTAGGGAACCAGACGGCTCTTGTCGACGCGTCCGACGATGCGTTCGCCCTCCAGGTCCGCGCGGAAATCCCCCAGGTTCACCGAGATCAGGTCGGCGGGCCGGGTGTAGACAGGGAAGCGGTAGCGGCCGTTCGGCCTGGTGTCGCCGCGGAGCTCGGCTTCGTAGTAGCCGGTGAAGAGCCCCTCGGTCTCGCCCTGGTCGCTGACCAGGAAGGGTGTGAACCAGGATTCGAAGAAGAGCCGTGCCGAGATGTCGTCGGTCACCGCCAGGCGTTCCAGGTCCTCGCAGATCGGCCGCCAGTCGGCGACCCGGCCGCCCAGGGCCGCGGGGCCGATGGCCTTTTCGTCGGGGCTGGAAAGCACCCGCCGGCAGGAGCGGCGCAGCGCCGGCAGGGCCTCGGCGACGGCGTCCACCTCCCAACCGGGCAGCGCCTCGAAGCCGACCGGCTCCAGAAGGGCCGCGGGCTTCGACGGCTCCGAAGGCGCGGGGGCCTCGGGCGGGGGCGCCTTTTCGCAAGCGGCGATCAGAAGCAGAGGCAGCGCGCCGGCCAGGATGAGGTGTCTCGAAGGGGAAAGCCGCTGCGGCCGTTGCCGTCTGGCCAAGAGCTCTGCTCCCGCGCCGGGGTCGATCAGTCCGGACTGCGCGTCGCGACCAGGGTCCAATTGGGGTCGCGGCTGCGGGTGTTGCGCGCGAAAGTCCAGAGGTCGGTGATCTGGGTGACGTCGCTGGGATCACCCTCGACGATGCGGCCCTCGGAGTCCTTCACGACGTTGATCTGCTCTGAGACGAAGCGCAGGGTGACGAACGCCGTCCGGTCCTGCAGCTCCGCATCCTCGATCTTGGCCTCCTTGATGCCGACCAGGGTCGTCTCCAGCGTCTGTTGAGCGGACTCGCGCTCGCGGATCGCCCCGGTGAAGTCGTCGAAGACGCTGTTGGACAGCAGCGGTCGCAGAGTCTTGCTGTCGCCATCGGCGAAGGCGGCAACGATCATCTCGAAGGCCGCCCGGGCACCTTCCACGAAGCTCGACTCGTCGAAGCCATGATCGGCCAGCTTGATTTGCGTCAAGCCGCCCGCCAGGGGATCCTCGGCGGCGCCATTCGCGGCCGCCGGCGCCTCGCCTTCGCGCCTGCCGCTTCGGCGGTCCGGCAGGTTGACGACCTTGTCGTTCCCCGAATCCTCGGGCGAGCGCTGCTGGAACGGATCGAAATCCCGCGGCTGCTCATGCCCGGTCCGGCGCCCGAGGACTCGTCGCAGCTGGAGGACCAGGAAGGCTGCCAAGGCGGCAAACAGGATGATTTCGAAAAACTGCAAATCGTTATCCATCAAGTATGAGTTTCGGGCCGGGCCGAAACAGCGCCCCTAGTCTCGGGACAGGGGTCCCTCCGATAGTGGCATCTGCGGGGATCTCCACATACATATAATACCGTCGCCGTAAAAAGCGACTCGATCCGGCCCGTATCCGGGCTGATCCTCATGGCGAGTGGTGCTTCCACTACACCATCGAGAAGGTAAATAAGCCGTTGCCGGTGAAAGGGCAAGGATGGGTCTGATCCTCTTTCTTTTGTTTCTTCTGGTCCCGCTGATCGAAATCGGTGTCTTTATCGAGGTCGGCGGCCTGATCGGGCTATTGCCGACGCTCGGCCTGATCCTGCTAACCGCCGTCCTGGGGACCTGGCAGCTCCGGGCGCAGGGCCTGTCCACCCTGGCCCGGGCCCGGCAGCAGATGGAGCAGGGCCAGCTGCCGGCCCAGGAGCTCTACGACGGCTTCTGCCTGATCATCGCCGGCGCGCTCCTGCTGACGCCCGGCTTCGTGACCGACGCCGTCGGCTTCGCGCTCTTCGTCCCGGCCTTCCGCCGGCTGCTGCGCCGGGTCATCGCCGAACGGATCAGGCTACGGACCGAAGTGCGGATGCGTCGGCAGGACGAGCGGGGATCCACCACCATCATCGAGGGCGAATTCCGCGAGGTCCCCGACGATCACGATCCCCTGCCGGGCCGCGGCGGAAAGCTCTAGATGAAAGCGGTATTCGGATTTGAAGCCGCTTCAGCTTCAAATCCTCCGGCCTAAGGGCCCGCCGGCCCGGTTGTTTCGCCCGGGCATCCATGTTAGCCAGACCGGCCCTCAAGGTCCGGGCCTTTCAATCTGGAGAGTTACATGACCGGGGACGATCAGGGCGGAGCGGCGCCAGACGCCCAGACCGCCACGCAACCTGGCGACAGCATCGAAGAGGCCAGCTTCAGCATCCGGGTTCAGTACCTGAAGGACTTTTCCTTCGAGAATCCCAGCGCGCCGGCGATCTACGCCAAACTGAGCCATCAGCCCGACATTTCGGTCAGCGTGGACGTCAATGCGCGGCCTCTCGAAGGCCGCATCTACGAGACCGTGCTCTCGGCCAACGTGGACGC from Kiloniellales bacterium encodes:
- a CDS encoding (Fe-S)-binding protein, whose product is MSQDSTARGPRVGLFVTCLVDLFRPSVGFAAVKLLEDAGCRVEVPRAQTCCGQPAYNSGDRRDAASIARQTIGSFEGFDHVVAPSGSCAAMIKEHYPALLQDDPTWRGRAEALSARTHELVSFLTDVLKVDAVAASYPARATYHDSCSGLRELKIRAQPRRLLASVEGLELAELPEPEACCGFGGTFCVKYPEISNEMVSAKADRIESTGAELLLAGDLGCLMNMAGKLKRRGSRVQARHVAEVLAGDTGTPAIGEGQEG
- a CDS encoding Tim44/TimA family putative adaptor protein, encoding MQFFEIILFAALAAFLVLQLRRVLGRRTGHEQPRDFDPFQQRSPEDSGNDKVVNLPDRRSGRREGEAPAAANGAAEDPLAGGLTQIKLADHGFDESSFVEGARAAFEMIVAAFADGDSKTLRPLLSNSVFDDFTGAIRERESAQQTLETTLVGIKEAKIEDAELQDRTAFVTLRFVSEQINVVKDSEGRIVEGDPSDVTQITDLWTFARNTRSRDPNWTLVATRSPD
- a CDS encoding FxsA family protein; this translates as MGLILFLLFLLVPLIEIGVFIEVGGLIGLLPTLGLILLTAVLGTWQLRAQGLSTLARARQQMEQGQLPAQELYDGFCLIIAGALLLTPGFVTDAVGFALFVPAFRRLLRRVIAERIRLRTEVRMRRQDERGSTTIIEGEFREVPDDHDPLPGRGGKL
- a CDS encoding MltA domain-containing protein, which encodes MARRQRPQRLSPSRHLILAGALPLLLIAACEKAPPPEAPAPSEPSKPAALLEPVGFEALPGWEVDAVAEALPALRRSCRRVLSSPDEKAIGPAALGGRVADWRPICEDLERLAVTDDISARLFFESWFTPFLVSDQGETEGLFTGYYEAELRGDTRPNGRYRFPVYTRPADLISVNLGDFRADLEGERIVGRVDKSRLVPYFSRAEIENGALSGQKLELLWADDLVDVFFLHVQGSGRVRLPDGRVKRVGFAASNGLPFYAIGRAMIREKLLDGDVSMQSIRTWLRDNPDKAETLMHRNGRFIFFREIEGEGPIGAQGVPLTAGRSLAVDPSHLPLGAPVFLDTTWPASDRPLQRLLVAQDTGSAIKGVVRGDFFWGSGEPALAEAGRMKQKGRYFLLLPKSVADRRAAAS
- a CDS encoding LutB/LldF family L-lactate oxidation iron-sulfur protein → MQSTSHAFPENARTAVQNVQLKKALGHIKAGFIEKRAKAAAKLPEFEELRDAARDIKNHTLEHLDLYLEAYEARVTEQGGQVHWCGTAAEARDKILEICRKVDAKTVTKGKSMIAEEIALNDHLEKNGIEPIETDLGEYIIQLRREPPSHIIAPAVHLTKDQIEADFRDHHDHLPAERNLEEPAALVAEARGILRERYVQADAGITGANFLIAENGASVIVTNEGNGDLTQILPKVHIVIASLEKVVPTLEDVSVILRVLARSATGQEFSSYTTFSTGPRRADDLDGPEEYHVVLLDNGRSAMLGTEYQDALRCIRCGACMNHCPVYHAIGGHAYGWVYPGPIGAVLTPSLIGVEEAGHLPNASSFCGRCEQVCPMRIPLPKMMRHWREREFERHLSPLPVRAGLGVWAFFARRPGLYHFFAGLKTRALGALGRRRGRFRSLPLAGGWTAHRDLPAPQGPTFQQLWAQRQRDGQGGPAGTA